The Alnus glutinosa chromosome 8, dhAlnGlut1.1, whole genome shotgun sequence DNA segment ATGAGATATAAAAgcgtgttgatgtgatataaaagtaaaattaattttgaatttattgcgagtgaaaagtaaagaaaaaaaataatgaatttgaCTCTTTTTtgatagaaataataaaaagaaaaaaaagaaaaagagtgagtTACCAAGTGGGTCTAAATTTTGGAAATCTCAATCTTCCAAAAATCACATCTCTCTGCAAGGACAAATGTTTTCAGCAATACCAATAACCAAGATCAGATTCAGCCATGATTAAAGGTGGCATATTTTAGACTGTGAATGGGATAATGGGATTGAAAAGGAATAGAAGATGAGCCGAGCCCACCATAGGCCTACATGGCCTCCACTACAGCAAGAGGACTGAAGCCCACCACAAGAACTAACCCAATACCTACCAATATCTTCAAACATTTAcatccaaaaataagaaaacaactAGCCGAATCACTCTTAAAGCCAATAGGCATAAGAAAACTTGTGTTCACAAAATCAAACGGGGGATGGGTCAAGGAGATGACCGAATGAGAGAGTTCAAGGGTTATAAGGAGGAACAACCGGTTCCCGTTGAGACTCGAACATGTTTTTCTTGTGTCGTGTTATAGGATAGATGTTCCAATTTAAACAAATTTAGTTTCAACTAAAACACGATCCAAGCcaaactcataaaaaataaGACACATACTATAAGTTggatttgaatatttaaaaaataggttTTTGATATTGGGCAGGTCAAATGTCGTCTGTTTTTGACCCTCAGAGCAAATAATCGACTCAATGAACACCAATTAAGTAATGTTAGACCTACGACTTTTTTATAACTTGTTGATATGTGTTAACACACGACTAGAACTATGTccgatattaaaaaaaaaatcaacgcCCTAAAATTATATGCTGACGTGTCAATAAGTTTGtaaagaatttttttgtaaGCCCCTTCACGTGATCCTTAGGTCCCCCTGTTGGTAGAGGATGTGAGTCACTAACTAAAATAGTTggattaattaatattaagacATCGAAAATACAAACCGTGGAAGCACTGCCAGCAAGCCAATGTGCTCACTGCCTCGGCGCAACCCAACAGGTCCCCCGATCACTCCGTTTGCCAGCTCACCACCCCGTTCCGTTATTAATTCTCTCTTTCTGCTATCCACGTCACGGCTGATGCTGACTAACGGCGACGTCACACCTTTCATGTCCCCGTCAAACAAAACGCCGTTGGCCCGAAATATTTCTCCGTTTCACATGGTTATAGAGGCCCATTTCTGGCCCAACTCACAAAGCTCCTCatcaccacccccccccccccctctctctctctctaaaagacTCGTTCTCTGGTTTTTCTTGCTTTATAGCTTtgtagtctttttcttttcccggAAAAGTTTCTCTCTCGCTCTAGAATTCATGTCGGTACGTAAACTCGCTCTAAAaatagtaacttttttttttctttttttcttttttgtattaaaaGTTCTTCGTTTTATTTCCTGTGATGCTTTTTGTGCTCGATTCGATTCGATTGTTGATCGATTTGAGCTTCAGTTTCGGTTGTTTGAGATTGGTAATGGATTTGATCATTTgggtatttttcattttcttaatttaaGGTCGAAGGCGTATTTGATTAATTATGTTAAATTTGGAGCAGTAATTCTGTattttctctgatttttttcCAATTATATTAGCTGGCGGTCGTCCATGAATTATAAGTAAATGATTTGTGTATTTGAATTTGGATTAACTGTGTATTCAATTTCCTGTTGTTGGAGGAAATGGAACCTTCTTGTAGAGATTTATTACACAAATGAAGAGAAACCAAAATCAAAGCGGGCATGAAAAGTGTGTAGAATGTTTTTATAgagaaaaatttgtttttaggAAAAGGAAAGATCTTTTGGGTCAGTCTCTTTGTGTCTGTGTTTTTATGTGAAAAGGCCTCTGCCCTGCCCTCCCTCTCTATTAACGAATTAATTAGAGAATCTGTTTTGCTATTTTGAGGAGCTTTGTATTGATCTAAGACATGTCTGCAACATCGTGTGGGAGCTTTGTTTTAATGTATGTTTACCTGATTAGGAATGACTGACTAGTACTTTTGAGGTTTTCTACTATGGTtgctgtatttattttattttttcattttgtatatGGGATTTCTTTTATTATGTATGTAATTATCTAACATTCATCCCCTCCACTCCCATCACCAGTGCCaagttgataaaaaagaaaatgtatctTTGCTGACCCAGCAAATCCTTAGATAGTTATTGGACCGCAAAGCTTGTGCTTAATTCTGTGATTTGTTATCTTTGGTCTTTATCATGAATTTGGTAAATTGGGAATAAGCTGATCTCGATCGATTACATAATCTATAAGTTGCTACTACTTCTTTcacttatcttttctttcttagttAGTACACCCGAACAATTACCAATGATATTTGGATTCTGGAATGGACAAAAATGACTTAAAAGACATGACAAACAACAAATTGCCATGCGTATTGAGAAATATAGTTGTATGAGCAGTCCCATGACACTAAAGTCAATGAAAATTGCGTAATATCTTGTTTAAAGATTTCACTTTGTGTCAGAGCTGAACTAACCTGGTTATTTCAAGTATGCATTTactcaaaatcaacccaaagtGTATAGTGGGAATGTGCTGACCGCTTAATGCATTGAATCAAATGAAATTCCAACTTATTAGAGTTTACCTAATCAAGAGGGTGGATGTTTAGAATGAGGTGAATGTGCTACCTGGTTGGACACCTTACAAAGTGTATAAAGCTGTAGCTATTCTGTTCATTGTATGACTGCTCAGTTAGGCGAGATGACTTATACAATATTGAGAGGACCTGTAAGAATGCCATGTATGAGGTATGCAAAGCTTTATGGCAGGATTATGAGGAAGTATTGGAGTGTTATGACTGACCAATTAACATGGATTAAAGTAAGGATATAGCAGAATGAACGTGTGTCTTTTTATGTACTTGATTGTCTAGAATCTTGGGGTTTTATACTGCTTGATTAAGGTATCTGTCATATGCTTTGCTTTTACTTATGGATGAATGCATTGAGTATTTAGCTGCTTTCTTGGGAAATTATCAATTAGAAGCCTATTCAAGACTTTGTTATAGCATGCTTTTCATTTGGTAACTGGTTGTTTGAATTGGGGTAATCAGCCGCATAAAGAACATATTCAAGCTTTATGTATAATTGCATAAGGGTTTAATTCCTTTTTCCGAGTTAATTTTCATTGCACCATTAGCAATATCATTCTATTGCTTTCATATATATGCTTGTTTGCATCTTACTGTGTTTTAGTCCTCCATGTTGGATGGAGAATGCTCCATATCATCAGTTTTCCCCCTTAGTCTCcaaatattttcattatttttattaattatgttcagttctatcagaggacaagaaaattacttgggTTGAATTATGTGGCTTTTCTTTCTAATTGTGATAGGGTTATTTCTATGTTCCATTTCTGAAGTTCATCATTGGAAGGAGAATGAGAATTTTAGTACTTCCCTTTTGGGGTACATATTTCTCAATGACAATTCGCATAACGTTTTGTGAACATGGttacttattttttgttatgCGGCTGTCCTCTGCCTTTCACAGTTACCAGAATCGTTAATAGGAACTTTTTACCTTCCTGTTTCTCCAGCAGGACAAGGGTCGACCGCTGCCAAAATTTGGTGATTGGGATGTCAACGATCCTGCTTCAGCTGAGGGATTTACTGTGATTTTTAATAAGGCTAGGGATGAAAAGAAGACGGGTGGCAAACCAGAGTCACCAGGAAAGGGTGATCCTCAAATTAAGCCTGGAGTGGATCCTGGCAAGCCTCAGCCTGTAAGATGCTAttggacctatatatatatttgctttctTTATTTCTAGGACTTGAAAAATTGTTTGAGATTGATGGGCGGTCATTTTTTGCCACCCACTTTTTGTATGCTAATGTGTGATATGTGGATGATTAACtgattttcagaaaaaatggtTTTGCTGCATTCAAGACCCACCTACACAATCCTGATAAGTTCCTTACTGTGTGAGCGCTTCAACATAAGAGAGCATGTTTTTCTGTAACTAGCTCCACCATATTGCCCCAAAGAAGATGGGAGCTGTAGAGCCATGGTGGCCTCTGCTGGAATTTAGTGTGTGCTGTAAAACGATTTGTGGTGAGGGAATAGGTAAAGAAGACAAGTACTTATTGTATCTATATGCACTGCTGTTGTGGTTTATTTATTAGAAGCCAAGCTATTTCTTCCCATATGTGCCTTGTATTACGCTAGTGCTGTAGAGCTTTGCTTGTGATGtcttttctcttgttatttGTATTATCAAATTGGCCTTGTTCatgatataattttattttattttttttatctttttatatatatatataagtaatgctTCTCTTTATAAAGCGTAAAGGGAATAACCCCCACTAATGATTAAAGAAGAACAGAAATCTACAAATACAGTAAAGTTAGAAAAATGTGAGATATATATAAAGCGATTTCGCCATgatgtttttgagtttttctatGGACTTCTCATGATCTTCAGAACACTTTGCATTTCACtctatgatttttatttttttaattttttaacgacTTTTGTGTGGGGAGAACAAATAGTTCTATGAACAGGGGATTATGGTGCAGAAGTTAATGGAAATTAAGTAGAAAAATTGAACTCCAAATACGTCATCACCACTATTTTGCGAACCcttagattttaaaaattagaattcaattcttatttagTGTTCGAATTTCgagatttgactttttaaaaaaaattaaataaaatataatttatttttgaaaaaaataaaatcagaatcatattcattttttaaaattctgttATCTAACACTTATTGTCTTTAcattgtaaaaataatttaaagtggAAGAGGAAAAAGATGACCTTAGCATAACAAAGAGCAGCACAAAGTGTGctactcaaataaaaaacaacattaCGAAAGTGTGCTCACGTGGATTAAGCACCAAGTTCTCTAAAATTAGTGATTTTATTTCTATCTATCACTAGTAAAGACAAACCAAAGTGCTTTGCGTGTATTTTATGCTACTTTCAGGAAcgaacaaagttttttttttaaattagatttGAGAAATTTTCTTCAACAGTCTCTAAATTGACCTTTATTTTAAGAGAAACACAACTTAACCCAATGAATTCTCTTGTTCTCAAAGAAATGAGGATTTAAATGGACAAGAGTTTTGATGGAGGACTAGCTCATTTGAGTTGAGTTTTTCAATAATTTAAGGTTTGAAAAGTTAAACATTGCATTTGCTAGGTTATGGGCCGGCAAGCACACGTGGCCCACTCGCAACCCAAAATCAGCCCGAGTGTATTCTACGCACATAACAGGGAATCACTTCCCAGGCCATTATCGTACTACACGGATATTAAACTATTATATGAGTCACGACTTAAATACAGCCCTAATTTAAAGGGCAAACCGTGCTTCAATCAAGGCAATCGTGAGATGAATCGCACGTTAAAGACAAATCATAGTATAAAAACTGACGAAAAACAGCCGCAAACAAGTCATTATAAAAGGCAACTCATAATCAGGTAAAATAGATTTTTGGCCCTCGCTCAAAATTGTGTACctaaacatttttcttctttcattcttCAAACACTTTGCTAACTTATGCATAAGTGTTATTGCCAACTTATGCAAGAGTTATTTCCACCGGTACCCTCTAACAATCGGTGTTCGATACgagaaaactgttctaacagccTTAATCTTCTATGGCTTTTTGCTTTGATTAGGCTGGAGCAGACACAAAACAAGGCAAAGCCACAGCTTTGCCCAAAAGCTTGTGGCACGACTTTTTACTTGGACCTATCAACTTTTCTACGGTCTCTAGGTCTTGATGAAGTTCATGGCGTAATATATACGAGAGAGCCAAAAATGGGCAGCTCGCATTAGCCAACATAGTCGTTTGTTTTCTGGGTTCTACTGCACTACTGTGTAGGGTGAGATGGATCCGTGTGAGAAGCTACCCTAACGAAGCCAGCAAGCAATGCTGCCTAACGAGCTTTGGAGATGCTACTACAGACTCAACACTCTGGAAAAACATGTGTGCTCTACAGTTCTTATTTATGCCCTTTCAACTTCTTCAAATACACATTGTTTCTATATACTAAAAAATGAAACACACATTTCTACCGCCTTGTTATTTCCACGTGTCATTGTTGCCAGTCACAGACTAGCCATAGATTGGTCAAAATGGCAACTAATCTAGTTTACCCACGGTTGAGCTGAAATGCATGTATTTGTGCCTGCTGCCAAAGAGTTAACAAAGCGGTCTCTATGCTTGTTTTGTCCTGGAGTGATCACAAAAAGGCAAACAAAAGCCTCAAGGAAGAGTCTGGCTTCATGGTTCTACAAATTGATAAATATCCTATGACAATTCCACATCTAAACTCTGGATGTCCCAAGCTTCCGCTCAAACAGCCGGCGCAGAAGGTAAACTTGGAGAATGCTAGCACCAATGAGTGCTGCTGATTCAAAAAAGGCCTTGTGAACAGCCCTCTTGCCCATTCCTTCATTTACTGCAATTCCCATTGAGACAGCAAGGTTAGGTTAGGTTATGAAATGAATGACAAACTAATTCTTTTATAAGCACAAACTAATGCTTGCGCAGAGAGAGGGCGATTCCATGTTCATGCCAACAATGTGTGCACGTGAGAGCGTGTGTGTGGTGTGTACAAACTCTTAACCAAACCGATTAAAATCATAATCTATTCAagtcagcatttttttttttttttaaactcaaaactAAGAAGATTTCCTTACACAGAACCTACAATATGATGCAATCCCATGAAAGAATCAAGTTTGAAGACCTCCGGTTAGTAGGAAACTAAGAgattttttaatattgtgaAGGGGCATGGCAGATATGATAATCAAGTAACTGGACTAGTCAGAGAAATCCTATTGTAGCAATGAACTATTTGTTGGATGGAAGGCAGAAGAAAGCCAAAAAGGGGGTTCATTTTGCTCCGAGAGGTTAAAGGTTCAAAAGGTTTAATCAGTTGGAAGAACAGATCTGGCATATATTCCTTAATTGGTTTGAAGCCAAGGGTTCTTAGCATCCAAAAGTTTAAAGGAAAAGGTGATTTCTGAAGTCCAAAGGGAATgaatgaggaaaaaaaagacACAAGCATCAAACCATTTTAGGACCGAGTTTTCCTTCTATTCAAAAGAATTCAGAGTTTCAACTTATACCTGTTGCCTGACGCTCAGTCTGTGCCTCTAGCCAATGCTGTTCAAACTGAATATTGTAAAGAGCTTCCTCCAACTTTGATATCTGTTCTAGTAAGGGGTTAAAATGCTCTGCAGGTATGCACAAAGCCAGTGAGTCCAAATTCATAATTCAAAGGGAttgaaaaaaaccaaaaaggacTGAGAATATTGAAGAATGGTTCACCATCTTTTGCATGCGGATCATAGTATGTAAAATGGCTAACATGTATATCAAAGTCGATTGTTTCATGATAGGGAGACTTGTTAGTGAAGCAAAAACGGTGGAGTCCCTTATGATGAGCCACAAACTCAAACTTCTCACTTGTCTTGTCACGAAAATCATGAATCTGATCGCCAGAAGGTCCTTTCACCTGAAGATTTCGACAAAGTTGTAGTATAACGGTAGCTTTCACAGCAAGAATAAGAAGCAATAGGGGATAAAACAAGGATAAAACAATTAGACTTATCAGTTTAATAACAAGAAAACATAGTCCAGCTAACACCCATTTTGGCAAACATCTCACCGTAATGATTACAAATTTACGACGACATGAAAATGAATGCTTTCCAGTACCAAGTGATCAAGAGGGCACAAGAGGAATCGATATGCCATAACtacatttaccaaaaaaaaaaaaatggaggacttaacaaaaccaacaaattcGAGCAAAGAAACATGGAGCTTACCACAAGATCTATGCCATCTTGAGCATAATGCCAAGCTCCATCAACCTTGATTACAACAAAAGATACATGGACCGTATCCCCTTCATATTGGATATCATGAGAGAAGCAGTCTTCCCTGTCAATCACAAACCTAATCCCAAACACTACTTGCATGGTCGACAAAAGAGCCAGCAACACAATAAAAGCAAATTTTGGTAACCCAGTTGCCATCTGTAGATTACAAagtgatatatcattaaaagcgtaaggcgcacCCGGGAGGTAGTTAGGAGGAGAACGAAAACATATTATACAATGCATCAAACGAAGAGTAGTAAAATTAACTTCAAGCAAACTTAAAAACGAAAACATATCATCATATAATTTTCTCCAAGATTTACAAAAAACCATCTATTGGCATAAAGGAAATTCTTCTGTCTTCTCTTGTAAGTTTTCCAGAAACCATTTCCACCGAGACGAACAGAGAACAGAAAGAACAGTTTTTCCCAGAAAAAATTTCCAGACACTATATTCTAttcaatatattatataagaACGTAACCAGAATGACCCACAATTAGCAATGCGGAATCATATAATTCCAATCACAAAATTGAACAAATAGATCGATTTTTCATAATAAAATCTAAGGAAAAATAAGAAGATCTCATTTCATGTACCGTTTGGTCGCTAAGAAAACAAATGAAAGTAAGAGAAATCCCGAGAAAATCTTTAATGTTCAACCCATCCAGGAAAAAACCATTCTTCTGGAATTACAAACACCCAAAATATTGGAGATAACAGTACAGCTGCAGCTGATCCTCATCCATAAGTCAAATTGAAAGCCATCATAGATCATGAGATAAGCGAGGATAACAAGGACCACTGGAAGATAAcatttctattttcaaaaatttacttgaatttttctttccttttcatttgatttcccttgctttctcagcaaccaaacagagcatcACGGaatccaaccaaaaaaaaaaaaaatacagaatttgGTCAAATTGAGctggaaaaataaattataaaaggcGAAAATTTATTTACCTTTGAATTTGAACTATCTGATTAagcccaaaaaggaaaaaatttgaaCAGTCTGATCTGATAAGCGCtttgagatttttttctttctttctaaggAAGTGCTTTGAGATTTGTTTTGTACTTCTAATAAGAGATCGAACAGTTTGAGATGGTCGAGGTTTAGGTTGTCGACAGAAAGGGCAGTGATTCTCTGTCTCTCGTGTGCAAAGGGACGTTTTTGTAGCCGTATGATCAGACACGTATTGTATGATCATGTGGGTCACGTGGTTAGGGTGTAGAATGGGTCAAGGATGGGATAATGGGCTTCTATTGTTTAGTTCGTTTATAAGATATCGTGTCAAATATATTATCAATAAAGATTCGGGTTAAGTGAGATATCCAAATAaatcacaaattaaataaatttttttttaaaaaaaaaaaaaaatcagtctattaaaataacacgtgtttataaaattaaaaatatatttgaaactTACATGCATTTTAATTACATGTAAATTTAATAGactggttttaaaaaaaaaaaaaaatcatttggccaaaatatttaattcaaaaatttaagtttataaATTTAcgatttaatatttatttatactGTGGAGATGTTTAACCATgcctaaaaaaaatccaacaaataTCATCCCACggcttaccaaaaaaaattattaataaaatattatcaagtTGCATggcccttttttaaaaaaaata contains these protein-coding regions:
- the LOC133875320 gene encoding protein NOI4 isoform X1, giving the protein MSQDKGRPLPKFGDWDVNDPASAEGFTVIFNKARDEKKTGGKPESPGKGDPQIKPGVDPGKPQPKKWFCCIQDPPTQS
- the LOC133875320 gene encoding protein NOI4 isoform X2, whose translation is MSDKGRPLPKFGDWDVNDPASAEGFTVIFNKARDEKKTGGKPESPGKGDPQIKPGVDPGKPQPKKWFCCIQDPPTQS
- the LOC133875319 gene encoding transmembrane emp24 domain-containing protein p24beta2-like; the protein is MATGLPKFAFIVLLALLSTMQVVFGIRFVIDREDCFSHDIQYEGDTVHVSFVVIKVDGAWHYAQDGIDLVVKGPSGDQIHDFRDKTSEKFEFVAHHKGLHRFCFTNKSPYHETIDFDIHVSHFTYYDPHAKDEHFNPLLEQISKLEEALYNIQFEQHWLEAQTERQATVNEGMGKRAVHKAFFESAALIGASILQVYLLRRLFERKLGTSRV